The Trichocoleus sp. FACHB-46 nucleotide sequence CATACAGTGGAGGTGTAGACGAAAGCCACCCAGATCAACCAACTGCCCGAGTGGAGGGTATTGCTGTCGATCCACAGCTGCACCGACTGTTTGGTAGACAATTCCTGAAAGTAAGCCGATGGCAGTTACACCGAGCCCAAGCCAAAGCAACTTTTCCGTCATGATCATAGCGGCAGGCACCAAGGCTGACACGGCTAAACTTGAGTTTAGCTTTCCTACCAGTGAGGCAGTCGCTGAAGAAGCACGCTTGTGAGGGTAAGGATTAACCCAATCATGTTGTCGATCGCCCTTGCTCGCTCTACGATGCAAGGCTTACCTCAATAAGGACGAGTGGTATAGCCCTACGTAGCTGCATTAGGACGCTATTCTAGAGGGAGAGAAGCGTTGGGAACAACTATGCCTGCCCCTTACAGCTATGACCTGCGGCAAAAAGCGATTGAAGCTTTTCAGAGTGGAGAAGGCAAAAGCGACGTCTGTCGCATGTTTAATATCAGTCGCAACACCCTAGACCTGTGGCTGAAGCGGCGAGAGGAAACAGGGGATTATCAAGCCATTA carries:
- a CDS encoding helix-turn-helix domain-containing protein — encoded protein: MPAPYSYDLRQKAIEAFQSGEGKSDVCRMFNISRNTLDLWLKRREETGDYQAI